The Puntigrus tetrazona isolate hp1 chromosome 16, ASM1883169v1, whole genome shotgun sequence genome includes a region encoding these proteins:
- the ptpn3 gene encoding tyrosine-protein phosphatase non-receptor type 3 isoform X3 produces MTSPWCMLGNKITALGRADLSKHTHMPRSGLLCVVLFPDGTTQNFTVNKHDAGHLLFDLACEHLNIVEKQYFSLQISEDTSSSPRWLDPNKPFKKQLKGSAPFFLIFRVRFFISDPNSLQHEQTRHFYFLQIKKDICEGRLKCPLSSAVVLASYSVQSKLGDYVPETPAGYLSQTHFLPDQDQEFLLKVESLHPQHKGLSQSEAELCYLNTARTLDLYGVELHHAQDVNNPALWVGITSGGVALFCHLICSSFFPWINIIKISFKRKRFFVHLRRKHGELGHHMVSLSMPNSRACKNLWKSCVDHHTFYNRKPSNSASKLSSIPLYRKLIGEKMLNPAVRSSSVEQLETKSLPSRSPPNTPNWRSPRLRHDFRKPRPSSVDNLTNEMSYVTESEDVFFTYRKPQEEGRTSGSWSHNDDITVEEDDLHIWDKSVTADGDLLLVRISPDQDGKFGFNVKGGVDQKMPLAISHVNPASPASCCVPPLMEGDQVLLINGRDISEHTHQQVVMFIKASRESHSKELALLVRRKGVSLRVEPTLQLGEGLTLPGEIAPLSAKPSGETIEESMSRLERGLVTGTLLLHFEKLYRKKEGMSICCAKQSENMDKNRYKDVLPYDITRVVLHEEGDDYINASHVKTEPAGCVLRYIAAQGPLPHTCTHFWRSVWEQNVSVIVMLTTLTERGRTKCHQYWPHPPEVRDYGYLQVCCHSEECNLAYVTRELTLTNTQSGQQRSIIHLQYVAWPDHGVPEDSSDFLDFVKSMRSMREEPVPLMVHCSANSPLCVRPF; encoded by the exons ATGACATCCCCATGGTGCATGCTTGGAAACAAGATAACTGCTCTTGGACGTGCTGATCTGTccaaacatacacacatgccGCGCTCCGGCCTACTCTGTGTAGTGCTCTTCCCAGATGGCACAACCCAAAATTTTACCGTCAAT AAACACGATGCTGGTCATCTGCTGTTCGACTTGGCTTGCGAACACCTTAACATAGTGGAAAAACAGTACTTCAGCCTTCAGATCAGCGAGGACACATCCAGTTCTCCG aGGTGGCTGGACCCTAACAAGCCctttaagaaacagctgaagg GTTCCGCTccattctttttaatatttagagtGCGATTCTTCATCTCTGACCCAAACTCCCTCCAGCATGAGCAGACCAG gcatttttatttcttgcaaATCAAGAAGGACATTTGTGAGGGGAG attGAAATGTCCTTTAAGCTCAGCTGTGGTACTAGCTTCTTACTCTGTTCAGT ctaaGCTAGGAGACTATGTTCCTGAAACTCCTGCCGGATACCTCAGTCAGACCCATTTTCTTCCAGACCAAGACCAAGAGTTCCTTCTGAAAGTAGAATCACTGCATCCACAGCACAA AGGTTTGTCTCAGAGTGAAGCTGAGCTGTGCTATTTGAATACAGCGAGAACACTAGACCTGTATGGAGTGGAGCTACATCATGCTCAG GATGTTAACAACCCTGCCCTCTGGGTGGGCATAACATCAGGGGGCGTGGCTTTGTTTTGCCATTTAATTTGCTCCAGTTTTTTCCCCTG gattaacATCATCAAAATTTCATTCAAAAGAAAACGGTTCTTTGTCCACCTACGCCGGAAACAT ggTGAGCTGGGTCATCACATGGTTTCTCTCTCCATGCCAAATTCACGTGCCTGTAAAAATCTATGGAAATCCTGTGTGGACCACCATACATTCTACAACAGGAAACCCTCTAACTCGGCTTCAAAACTTAG ctCTATCCCACTGTACCGAAAGCTGATTGGTGAGAAAATGTTGAACCCTGCGGTGAGGTCCAGCTCAGTGGAACAACTAGAGACAAAAAGTCTACCCTCACGGTCGCCACCCAACACGCCCAACTG GCGGAGTCCTCGTTTACGCCATGACTTCCGTAAGCCACGCCCGTCATCTGTGGACAACCTCACCAATGAAATGAGCTATGTGACTGAGAGTGAAGATGTTTTCTTTACCTACAG GAAACCTCAGGAGGAAGGGCGGACGAGTGGTAGTTGGTCTCATAATGATGATATCACCGTCGAAGAGGATGATTTGCACATCTGGGATAAG AGTGTGACAGCTGATGGAGATCTGCTACTTGTGAGGATCAGCCCAGATCAAGATGGGAAGTTTGGCTTCAATGTTAAA GGAGGTGTGGATCAGAAAATGCCGCTGGCCATCTCTCATGTTAACCCTGCATCTCCG GCCAGTTGCTGTGTGCCTCCGCTGATGGAGGGCGATCAGGTGCTGCTGATAAATGGGCGGGACatttcagaacacacacatcagcaggTAGTCATGTTCATCAAAGCAAGCCGGGAGTCGCACAGCAAGGAACTTGCATTGCTCGTGCGCCGCAAAG gtgtctCTTTGCGAGTTGAACCCACACTACAGTTAGGTGAGGGTCTCACCCTTCCAGGTGAAATAGCCCCACTGTCCGCTAAGCCATCTGGAGAGACGATAGAGGAGTCCATGAGCCGTCTGGAGAGGGGATTGGTCACCGGCACTTTGCTTCTGCACTTTGAG AAGTTGTACAGGAAGAAAGAAGGCATGTCAATTTGTTGCGCAAAACAGTCCGAGAATATGGACAAGAATCGGTACAAAGATGTATTACCAT ATGACATCACCAGAGTGGTGCTACATGAAGAGGGGGATGATTACATCAACGCCAGTCACGTCAAG acTGAGCCAGCAGGTTGTGTTTTACGGTACATAGCAGCTCAGGGCCCTCTGCCGCACACCTGTACGCACTTCTGGAGGAGCGTGTGGGAGCAGAATGTCAGTGTCATCGTCATGCTCACAACTCTGACCGAGAGAGGACGG ACCAAGTGCCACCAATACTGGCCGCATCCCCCTGAAGTGAGGGATTATGGGTATCTTCAAGTGTGCTGTCACTCAGAGGAGTGTAACCTGGCATACGTTACTCGAGAACTAACACTCACAAATACTCAG